Proteins encoded within one genomic window of Tolypothrix bouteillei VB521301:
- the codA gene encoding cytosine deaminase yields the protein MTRLPMTNKTYDLLVRRCKLVGLAEELVDIGIKDGHISAIASHLSGSAQVELDALEQMTSPPFVESHIHLDSVLTAGEPRWNESGTLFEGIQIWGERKQNLSLEDVKTRAVAMLKQQAARGILYVRTHADVSEPQLIALQALLEVREEVKDWMTLQVVAFPQDGIYSKPENEALLEEALKMGADAVGGIPHYELTREDGVRSVNRIFELAQQYDRLIDIHCDEIDDDQSRFLEVVAACAIRTGIGARVTASHTTAFGSYNNAYAFKLMGFLQQAQINFIANPLINITLQGRTDTYPKRRGVTRVKELWQQKLNVSFGHDCVQDPWYSLGTGSMLDVAHMGVHVCQMTGAPEINACYDMVTVNGAKTLHLESEYGIEVGKKASLIVLEASDRYDAIRCRSFPRYVISKGKLLSRTTPAVTEWME from the coding sequence ATGACACGCTTACCAATGACAAACAAAACTTACGATTTATTAGTGCGTCGCTGTAAATTAGTTGGGTTAGCTGAAGAACTCGTCGATATTGGGATTAAAGACGGTCACATTAGCGCGATCGCATCTCATCTAAGCGGTTCGGCGCAAGTAGAACTTGATGCTCTTGAGCAAATGACTTCACCTCCATTTGTAGAGTCCCACATTCATTTAGACTCAGTACTGACTGCAGGGGAACCGCGTTGGAATGAAAGCGGTACTTTATTTGAAGGTATCCAAATTTGGGGAGAACGCAAGCAAAATCTTTCCTTAGAAGATGTTAAAACTCGTGCAGTTGCCATGCTCAAACAACAAGCAGCACGGGGAATTTTATATGTCCGTACTCATGCTGATGTTAGCGAACCACAACTGATTGCCCTACAAGCGCTTTTAGAAGTCAGAGAGGAAGTCAAAGATTGGATGACTCTACAGGTAGTGGCATTTCCCCAAGATGGCATTTATTCCAAACCAGAAAACGAAGCCCTTTTGGAAGAGGCTTTAAAAATGGGTGCTGATGCTGTTGGTGGAATACCTCATTATGAACTCACGCGAGAAGACGGAGTGCGATCGGTAAATCGTATATTTGAGTTAGCGCAGCAGTACGATCGCTTGATTGACATTCACTGTGATGAAATTGATGATGACCAATCGAGATTTTTAGAAGTTGTTGCTGCTTGTGCCATTCGCACAGGCATAGGTGCGCGAGTTACCGCCAGCCATACAACAGCTTTTGGTTCTTACAACAATGCCTATGCTTTCAAATTAATGGGTTTTCTCCAACAAGCCCAAATAAACTTTATTGCCAACCCCCTCATTAATATTACACTCCAAGGTCGAACTGATACCTATCCAAAACGGAGAGGAGTCACCAGAGTGAAAGAACTTTGGCAGCAAAAGCTTAACGTCAGTTTTGGACATGATTGCGTTCAAGACCCTTGGTACAGCTTGGGTACGGGTAGTATGTTGGATGTGGCTCACATGGGGGTACATGTTTGTCAAATGACAGGAGCGCCTGAAATTAATGCTTGTTACGATATGGTTACTGTAAATGGAGCAAAAACACTCCACTTAGAAAGTGAGTATGGGATAGAAGTTGGCAAAAAAGCTTCACTGATAGTTTTAGAGGCTAGCGATCGTTATGATGCTATTCGCTGTCGCTCTTTTCCTCGCTATGTTATTTCTAAAGGAAAATTATTATCTCGTACAACACCCGCAGTCACGGAGTGGATGGAGTAA